One window of the Saccopteryx leptura isolate mSacLep1 chromosome 9, mSacLep1_pri_phased_curated, whole genome shotgun sequence genome contains the following:
- the NEUROG3 gene encoding neurogenin-3: MARHPSGASAVQVAQETERPFPVAPKEEVTCIVSAPPSPTRVPGNCDEAEGSDGPGAARKLRARRGGRSRPKSELVLSKQRRSRRKKANDRERNRMHSLNSALDALRGVLPTFPDDAKLTKIETLRFAHNYIWALTQTLRIADHSLYRLEPAREALGSPDGGCAGDRGSLYSPASQAGSLSPAASLEERSGLQAPASPACLHPGALAFPDFLR; this comes from the coding sequence ATGGCGCGTCATCCCTCGGGTGCATCCGCTGTCCAAGTGGCCCAAGAGACGGAGCGGCCCTTCCCGGTCGCCCCAAAAGAGGAAGTGACCTGCATCGTGTCCGCTCCGCCCAGCCCCACTCGCGTCCCAGGGAACTGCGACGAGGCGGAAGGGAGCGACGGCCCAGGGGCGGCCAGGAAGCTCCGGGCGCGGCGTGGGGGACGGAGCCGGCCCAAGAGTGAGTTGGTTCTGAGCAAGCAGCGACGGAGCCGGCGTAAGAAAGCGAACGACCGCGAGCGCAATCGCATGCACAGCCTCAATTCGGCGCTGGACGCGCTGCGCGGTGTCCTGCCCACCTTCCCCGACGACGCGAAGCTCACCAAGATCGAGACGCTGCGCTTCGCCCACAACTACATCTGGGCGCTGACGCAGACACTGCGCATAGCGGACCACAGCCTCTACCGCCTGGAGCCGGCCCGCGAGGCGCTGGGCAGCCCGGACGGCGgctgtgcgggggaccggggctCCCTCTACTCCCCGGCCTCCCAGGCGGGCAGCCTGAGCCCCGCTGCCTCGCTGGAGGAGCGCTCCGGGCTGCAGGCGCCCGCCTCCCCTGCCTGCCTGCATCCCGGCGCCCTAGCGTTTCCAGACTTTCTACGATGA